In Methanocaldococcus sp. FS406-22, the genomic stretch GTTTATAAGCTCAATCTTTGCCATATCAATAATTACTGCTGGGATTATAGGAGTTGTAGATGATATAGCTAAACTATCACCAAAGGAGAAGTTGGCTTTGTTGTTTATCTCTGGATTAATTGTAGGGTTTTTGTTCTATAACAACTACTATGTAGATTTAATTGGGGTTTTATTTATTGCCTTAGGAATCATGATTTTTTCAAATTTAACAAATATGTTGGCTGGATTTAATGGATTGGAGATAGGGATGGGAATTATTGCATCTATATCATTGGCTGTGGTTTTATTCTTAGATAACTATGTATTGGGAGGTTTGTTAGCTTTAATATTCTCTGCCTCCTACTTAGGGCTGTTGATATATAACAAATATCCAGCAAAGGTATTTCCTGGAGATGTTGGAACTCTACCAATTGGGGCTTTTTTAGCTGTCTTAGCGGTAGTTTATAAGGAATATATTCCATTTTTAATAATAATGATGCCTTATGTGATAGATGCCTCTTTAAAGTATCTAAGTGCTGGGGTTATGAGTAGGGATGAGCATAAACCAACAACTTTGGGAGAAGATGGGAAGCTATATTATGTAGGAGGCTATCTATCTCTACCAAGGTTGATATTGAAGTATAAACCAATGAGAGAGCCTCATTTAGTTGCAGTTCTATGGGTTATTGGAATATTCTTTGGAATAATTGGGATTTTAATATCATTAATAACATGATGGTGATTGTTTTGACAATAGAAGAAATATTAAAAGAAGTTTTAGATGAGATAAAGCCCTCAAAGGAAGATATGGAAAAGTTGCAAAATAAAGCACAGCAAATTATTAACAAAATTTGGAAAATAGTCAAAGAAAACAACTATCCAATCTTAGAGGTTTTGTTGGTTGGCTCTTCAGCAAGAAATACCAATTTAAAGGATGACTATGACATTGATATTTTTGTATTGTTTGACAAATCAGTTTCTGAAGATGAATTGGAAGAAATTGGATTAAAAATAGGGATAGAAGCAATAAAAAGGTTAAATGGCACTTATAACGTAAATTATGCCTCTCATCCCTATGTTAATGGTGAAATTGACGGCTATGAGGTAGATATAGTCCCATGCTACAAGATAGATTTTGGGGAGAGAATAATATCTGCAGTTGATAGAACTCCATTGCATCACAAATTTTTAATTAGTAGGTTGAATGAAAGGCTGTGTGATGAAGTTAGACTGCTAAAAGCATTTTTGAAGAGTTTAGGACTCTATGGCTCTGATGTAAAAACTAAAGGATTTTCTGGCTATCTCTGTGAGCTTTTAATTCTGCATTATGGTTCATTTATAAACCTTTTAAAAGATGCTCAAAATTGGAGAATTGGGAGGAAGATAATTTTAAAGGATATCTTTGAGATTTATAAAGATGTGGATGTTAAAGCCCTTAAAAAATTTGATGAGCCTTTTATCGTCTACGACCCGGTGGATTTAAATAGAAATGTTGCATCTCCGTTAAGCAAAGACAACTTCTGCAAGTTCATATTCTACTCAAGGGAATTTTTAAAAAACCCTTCCATTGAGTTCTTTAAAGATTATGCCAAAAAATTAGAAAAGATTTTGGAAGATAGAGAGCATGGATATAGGTTAATATTGAAAATCCCAAGGGGAGATGTTGTTGATGATATCATCTATCCACAGATGGAGAAGCTTCAAAAAAGTATAAATAAAGTTATTACTAAAAATGAATTTGTAATTTTGAATAGCAAGTGTTTTGCAGACGATAAGTATTGCTATCTATATTGGGAATTTTTAGTACATGAACTGCCAAAAATTGCTTTAAGGGAAGGTCCTCCAATATTTGAGAAGGAGAGGGTAGAGAGATTTTTAAAGAAGTATGATAAAGTTTTTATTAAGGATTGTAAGTTATTTGCATATACAGAGAGGAAATACTCTCACATAATCGATTTATTTAAAGATATTGTTAATGGAAATTTAAAGAACATCTCTATTCCTAAATACGTTAATCCGAGGAATGGAGAGATTATTGAGGTATAAATAATAATTTTTGAGTTGAATAGCCATGGAGACTACAAGCAATTTGATAAAGAATGCCAATGAATTTTTAGACTCTCTAAATGGGATTAACAAGAAATTGAAAGAGATAGTGGATAGAATAAACAAGAAGAAAATTGATAAATCTGAATTAAATGATATTATATCAACCTTAGAGAAAAACTTAGAGATTTTACAAGATTTAAAATCAAAAATGGAGTTTTTGGAGTTTGACTCACCATACAAAAATGTTGGAAAGTTAAAAGGAGGCTATGATAGTGAAGGATTGCAAGAGATAGCAAGCTACAGCACTTATTTAAGGAGAATAGCAAGTGAGAAGAAAGGTATCTTAGAGAGAGTTAGGCATGCATTAGTTGCTCATAAAATTGCCTTAGCTCATCTAACTGAAGATATTGGCAATATAAATTTACCTCCAAATCTGCCTTTAGATGGCTCATACAAAAAGATTATGTTTGAGTTTCCTCCTTACTTAGTTACAACATATAAAGAGTTTTTAGACATCTTAGAGCCAAAAGGTAGAGGGATTTTAACATCATATACCATATCCCTTATAGTTATTGATAAGGGAAAGAGAGAGTTCAAGAGGATTAAAGTTGAAGATAAAAATTATGAGAAATACATCAAAGAGAAGTTTGGAAATGCCATAATTACATCAATAAAGAGAAATTTCTCAAAGAACAAGATTATAGATGACCAGTATGTTAGGAGAGTTTTAGCTATCGGCTATCTT encodes the following:
- the cca gene encoding CCA tRNA nucleotidyltransferase, coding for MVIVLTIEEILKEVLDEIKPSKEDMEKLQNKAQQIINKIWKIVKENNYPILEVLLVGSSARNTNLKDDYDIDIFVLFDKSVSEDELEEIGLKIGIEAIKRLNGTYNVNYASHPYVNGEIDGYEVDIVPCYKIDFGERIISAVDRTPLHHKFLISRLNERLCDEVRLLKAFLKSLGLYGSDVKTKGFSGYLCELLILHYGSFINLLKDAQNWRIGRKIILKDIFEIYKDVDVKALKKFDEPFIVYDPVDLNRNVASPLSKDNFCKFIFYSREFLKNPSIEFFKDYAKKLEKILEDREHGYRLILKIPRGDVVDDIIYPQMEKLQKSINKVITKNEFVILNSKCFADDKYCYLYWEFLVHELPKIALREGPPIFEKERVERFLKKYDKVFIKDCKLFAYTERKYSHIIDLFKDIVNGNLKNISIPKYVNPRNGEIIEV
- a CDS encoding glycosyltransferase 4 family protein, with product MGYHFIIICGYIILLFAFIFSAVLCKFLMKKMVNYKYGYDLHKKEKIKVPEMGGLAVLFSNILFIPFISSIFAISIITAGIIGVVDDIAKLSPKEKLALLFISGLIVGFLFYNNYYVDLIGVLFIALGIMIFSNLTNMLAGFNGLEIGMGIIASISLAVVLFLDNYVLGGLLALIFSASYLGLLIYNKYPAKVFPGDVGTLPIGAFLAVLAVVYKEYIPFLIIMMPYVIDASLKYLSAGVMSRDEHKPTTLGEDGKLYYVGGYLSLPRLILKYKPMREPHLVAVLWVIGIFFGIIGILISLIT